The Spinacia oleracea cultivar Varoflay chromosome 2, BTI_SOV_V1, whole genome shotgun sequence DNA segment ATTCTTagatttagttgcatttaggcttTCATGTTAGAAATCGACTCGTATTCTTAGATTTATTTGCATTTAGGCTTTCATGTTAGAAATCTACTCGTATTCTTAGATTTGACGGCACTTgtgattttattttagaaatcgACTCGTATTCTTAAATTTGGTTGCACTtgtgattttattttaaaagcATGTGTGTTTAGGGTAGAAAAGTAAAGCATGCTTCTTGGACACGTTCCCGAATCGTGACTTGGACACGTACCCGAGTCGGGACTTAATCGCACTAAATGTATAAATGTATAGCATTTGTTATTGTTTGTTGATGTCAtccttgtttttgtttgttacatGTATAGCATTGGCATGATTCTTACATGGCTGAAATCAAAGAGCTAAACGAGGATGCATATAACTACTTGAGTGACATACCTCCTGTTCATTGGTGTAGACATGCATTTGGATCGAATTCTAGGTCTAACATGTTGCTCAACAACCTTTGTGAGACATTTAATGCTGTGATAAGGGAAGCTAGGGATAAACCAATAATAACCTGCCTAGATTGGATTAGGAGGTACGTAATGAGAAGGAATGCTGAGAAGTGGGAGGGTATTCAAAAGTATGAGGGGAGGTTTATGCCATTTGTTGAGAAGGTTTTAGCTTGGGTTTATGAAGCATCTTTGAATTGTATAGTCTGTCCTTCTAGATTAGATGAGTGGGAGGTGGAAACTGCTTTTGATAGGCATGTGGTAGATTTGAAGGAGTTGACATGCACATGCTTTAGGTGGGAGTTAACGGGAATACCATGTCCACATGCTTATGCATGTATTGTGAAGAAGAGGTGGAGGCCTGAAGATTTTGTTCATGAGTGTTACTCAAAGGCCAAATACTTAGCAACTTACTCGCCTCATATCAAGCCAATGCCCGGGATGAAGCAGTGGAAGAAAACAGATTTGCCTCGACCTTTGCCTCCACTGTTAAGGAAAATGCCAGGAAGGCGTAAGTCACataagagaaagaaagaagcaGGTGAGGATGCTGAGGAGAGGTTTGTGAAGCGAGGGAAAAAGCCGAATAACTGCTCAAACTGTAAACAACCAGGCCACAACAAGAGAAAGTGCAATAATCCACCTGGTGTTATTCAGCCCAAGGAACCAGGGAGGGATCCCTCCAAGAACCCATGGGTTGTTGCTGACAGAAACAAGAGGGCTGCAAGAGTTTTAAGGGTGAGTTTTTGTCATGTATTTACATTGTTTCTGTTGTTTAGAGCTGAATCTGTTTCTGTGTTTCTATTGTCATTAACAATATGTGTTTCTGTTGTGTATGCAGAGGTATAATGCTGAATCAGTCACTCAACCACAGCAACAAAACTCAAGTGCAGCTACCATGCAACAGACATTTAATGCTCCACCTCAATCCAGTCAGACAGGGAGTTATCAACCTCCTCCACTCAGTCAGACCTCAAGTCAGCAACCAGGTCAGACAGCAAGTCAGCATCCAGGTCCATCCAGCCAAACATCAACTCATCAGCCTCAAACATCACTCCCTCCAAAACTCAGACCCAAATTGCAGACAACAAAGAAACCAGTGTGGCATATTTAAGTATTGTTGGTTGTAATTCCTTTGAACAAGTAGTTAAGGTTTCTAATTAGCAACAAGGTTACATTTTGGCAATGACAATTCTAATTAGGTGCAAGGTTTACATTGGAACACTGTGTAAAGATTCATTTGCCCCTTAATTATATTTGACGTTCGAGCTCGGCTCACGCGTGGCTCGTTTCAGTTAAGTGCAGGTTTAACaagttgttgttcttgttgttcaCTTGTTGAATTGTTGTTATGAATATATGATGTTCAGGTGTGGTTCATTTGAGAAAAATTTGTCCTCCATTTAAACTAAGTCAatggaccaaagttgactcccGTTGACTTCAAGGACTTTACCTAATTTATAGATTTATCCTCTGTGGTGAATGACAGGTGAAACGAGCACGTATACTAACCAAGTATACTAACCAAGTTTTAATCGGTACACAATTAAACGGAGCTAATAATCGAACACAAGTTAATGCAAAAAGATATTGTCATAAGCTAGAATTACCATTATTAAATGATTAGAGTCAACTAATGTCAACAACATTACATTACATTACATGAAATCCAATTTCCCGTTCCATTGTCGCGTTTACACTAGAGGAACTTCATTACAAACTTCAACACACAACAAACAACTAATCCTACAACAAACCAAAATACAGAATGGGCAATTTCTTGGCCCTTATCCTTTGTCCCCTTCATTCCAGCCACTCCACCATTGCATATCCTTTCAAGCCTCTCATTGGCAGCAACAAGAAGGGCTTTGTCATCCTCCAACTTCTGCAATTCTGTCATCATGACCCTCAACTCTGTTTTCAGCAATCTCTTCTCCACCACCAGTTCATTCGTCACGACTCTTTGCCACTCCACAACATCAGGATCAACCCAATAAAACCAACCACATCCTTTCCTACCAGTGTGTACATCAGAGAACTTACAAGTCAGGAATTTTCTCCCCGGGTTATCAGTTGTCCACGATGTCAACATCTTGGATGGAATGCCACAATAACATTTTTTTGAAGCACAAGGAGACCCACTCGACATCCTGCAACAGTTAAAACAACTAATTATTAGTATTTGATTTctcaatcaaaaacccccaaattgcaAATAACGAtcaaaattgatattttaaacCACGAATACCCACATTTTTAGTCAATTCAAGAACCCAATTTTGCAATGTAGTTGTTTTCACATGACAATTCAAAGGTTTCAAACGCTAAATTTATCAAAAGGAttcgaatttaataaaattgaacaagaacaaaaaccctaaattgaaaaaataaacccagaaattgaagaacaagaacGAATTTAATGCACTCACCTTTAGGTTACTCGATTCCTCAACCAAATTGCGAATCTTGCTTTGAGAAAAAAATTACCCagatttcttgatttttttccgAAAAATTGGTTGAATGTGGTTGATAAAACTTTACAGGAAGTTTAAATAAGGGGGAAAGGGAGTTAAGCAGTTGAATATAGCCGTTGGAGGTGGGGCCCACAAACGGAGGAATTTGACAGAAACTGTTACAAGGTAGTGTTACTCAAACTaaacaaacttataaggtagcaaaattaaaaaacttttttataaggtagtaattcacaaaacgtccaaacttaaaggtagtgttgcaCAAAATTTCCTTAAATCTAAAGTGTCACGGTGGTCAACATGAGTAGCCAATTTAATGTCCATTTGTTTTCAGAGACCCGGATTTGAATCTCATAGGAAGGTTTTTGctcgttttccttttttttacacgtactttttttcatttgaatgagaagagcaaaaaaaacaaaaaaaaacatcgTAGTACACATTTTATTTACGAGTTTATTTGATCTTATATTCCTAACCTCATCCCTAATTTTTGTACTCCGTATACACGTATACATGTAGTAAAATTTCGGTGCTTTATTATGCATGGGGGCCTCCAaatttagtactccctccgtcccgaaatacttgaAACGCTTTCCTTATAAGGTCATCCCGGATTATTTGCAATGTTtataaaaatgatttttttttttattattattatatcaaTTTCTCACTTATCCAATGAACCACCTACATCCCTACTCcctaaaatgaacattaaaagTGATGCACCCCCCATCCCCCTACCCCTTTAAAAGTTTGACACACATTCtactatctatattaaaaataCCCCACTCTCAACTACTCcgtaccatctaattaaatactaAGTCAATTACAATGCATTAAACTATGTGCAGGTCAAACCGTTTTAAGTATtgcggaacggagggagtacatacaTAATTGGCACATGACCTCCAAATTATTTAAGACGACCCTGCCCACCCACCCACCCAACCCACCAACTTCGTCAACTTCTTGGTTGGTGCCAATATATAATAGTTACCCAAGCTAGGTAATCGCCGAGCTAACTACATTCGTTTTTTTAATTACTAGTACTAGGGGATTAGTAAACCCTAGTACTCCTAACTTCTACCGCAACAACTATTTAAACATTGGAAATCAAGCAAATTATAATGTCCGATATTACGATCTAGTCATATTAAGTAGTGTTCAATTATCAGGACGTTTGTTACTTACAATTATACGCAAGAAAAACTTATATATTCGACATACTCTATATAGATTAttggttatttattttaaaaaatattctaaGTAAATCCACTCCTCAATAGTCAATTCTTTTATAATTGTTAAGTTTAATCACATTGCATCAATCATCTAATGTCTTCAATGTGTGGGACAAAAGATCTTTTATGGATTTAACTAGACCATGCAAAATAATCCGGATTATAGCAAGATTCTCCTCCTTGAACTAATTTTGTTGGTTATAAAAGACTCAAATCAAATGTAGTCGATTATTTTCAAAAGGATGAAATATCCATCATAAATTTAGAGTCCTTTATGCCAATACAATAATTTCCTCCGTTGAAAATTGGACATTTGGATAAAACACTTGCATTATTCCATGAAAACATCCAAAAAAAGCACTACCACTTTGACTCACAATGATTTAGGTAGAATTTTCCACCAATCAAATCCCTTTTTTTATTAATAGAAAAACAGTAATGGACAAAGAATATTGCAAACGAGAGAGTaaatttgtttgcatttgcaaTATctcaaccaaaaacaaaaaatctcACAGTATCAAATAGAAAATTAAACCAAGGACTGTATAAATCAACAGGTAAAGGAAATGTTTGAGCTTAATTAACTAAGGGCGTGTTCGGTATTACTTTTTGTATTACTTTTCTATTTTtagaaaactaaaaacaaacaaaagtagtttctcacaatttttttttgtccgttttcaaaattaagatcaatattataaatattgtaaACATGACTAATTTTTAAATCAAGTTTTGATCCGAATCACGTGAATTTCGAAGCCATAaaaccaaaattcaaaaactaaaattgataATGAACATACCCTATAATATCGGATTTGTGTCTTTAGAACAACGATTAATTGGAGAACTTGCTTCAATTGAAATACAAAATCTTATATATGGCGGTCTTATGCATAAGATTAAGTTTTTGCCAGATAGTTGTATAATCTAATCAAATTGTTACACATTGTAATCAATAGCTATATTCAATTAATTATTTTGTACAATCAATCAATTAGTCATATGGTCTAGACTTTGTTATCGTATAATTCAATTTCTTTTAATGCTGACATCAACAGTCTTATTCATATGTCAGTCGAGTAAATAGATCtgcaggtccctaaactttgccaaaaggagcagttaggtccctcaagtttcaaaaggagcatttaggtccctgcgtttggatggaaaacgctgctttttgttttccgtcactaacgtccgttaaaatgcatttaaattaaaaggaaactaaataaaaggtactaaacgacaaaaaaacagttacatttaccatttaccaataattaaataaagggaaattcatttcagttagctttttacaaaaatatagccgttgaggctctcaaaaaacagagtatttaacattccatgcacatcaaaacaacaacaaaacacttaaaaaaaaaattctttcttCTCCATCTTCTGCTCTGTGTTTTTTCTCTGTTGCTCCACCATAGCTGACTCTTCTCAACATAAAAAGGTATTTTTCTGCCATTTTTTTGTAAATCTTAAGTTAGcttattttaacaataattaaacatatttaggaataaattattaaaacgtaatttaTTTGCAGAATGATGAACAGGGCTATCTCTTTGTTCAACAATGGTGATAATGAACACCCTAAGAGGTGCTACTGTGGATTCACAGTATCCATTCAAAAGGCATGGACAAAAGAAAATCCTGGAAGGAGGTTCATTGCTTGTCCAGATTATGATGTTGAAACAAACAGAAGGGGTTGCATCTTTTTTAGATGGATTGATGAACAAGAACCAACAACTTGGCAAACAATTGTCATACTAGGGTTAATGCAAGATAAACAAAGCCTTGCTGCTGAAGTTGATAGTTTTAGGACAAAACTTAGTGAAGCTAACAATTATGCAAGGAAGAGGGAGGCAGACTATGTGATGAGCAAGATGAGAAGACCTATTAGTGTGAAATGTGAAGTGTGGGTTGTAATCCTAGtggttctgtttttttttatctggtttgttttaagttaagtgggttaagtgggtaggtaaaatgtaatgatctgcactaatgaaatgtaatgaagactttaaattcaataaaatctaACCTCATGGTCTTTTTTCTAATCTTCTAGCCATTGCAAGATCCTGCAATGCTTGGCTTGATATTGTGTGTCCTTGACTTGGTTGAGTCTGTGACAATGGGAAGTCATGTGCAGGGAAGGAGTAGATGGTTTGCTCACCCCCATGATCAGAATAGAAAGCTGCAGGAGGTCTTTGCCTCTGTGGTGTGGGGAAGTGTTGTGATATAGGCtgcattaattaaaacaaattaggaACAAGTTGGCTTCAGTACAGTAAAGTAACAtgtaagaaagaatttgagtatATTGAATGACTTACAGTAGCTATTCTTTGATACCCATTTGGGTAGGTATAAATACCCACACCCCTATTGTGCATTGGTATAGCTGAACTGGTTCTTGGGTGTTGTTGCTGTGGTGTGGTCTTCTCTGCAGTAGCATGAttgttgctgtgttgttgttgcttaggGGCATTCTTGCAACCCCTTTTGTTGTGGCCTATCACACCACATAAGCTGCATTTCATAGAACAACCTGTTCTCTTCAGCTTACCAGATGCAGTTACCTCTCCAACACCATATCTCCTCTTTGTTTTAGGTCTTCCATTGACCTTTTTCACCTTTGGAGCCACAACAATGCTATCAGAAGTAGGCCACTCTTGAGGACCATTTAAAGGCTCTAACAAAAATTCATATGCCTTCATGTAGGTCTGTTTGCAGAAATATGCATTGACATATTGTTCTGGGTggtctactttattccatatagcaacaattgcatgtttgcatggaatcccactcacctGCCATGCATTGCAACTGCAAGTATGTTGGTTCAGATCCACCACATACTTAACCTGTGTTGCACCTTCTCTTACTCCATAGCAAAACCCACCATC contains these protein-coding regions:
- the LOC130467743 gene encoding uncharacterized protein — protein: MSSGSPCASKKCYCGIPSKMLTSWTTDNPGRKFLTCKFSDVHTGRKGCGWFYWVDPDVVEWQRVVTNELVVEKRLLKTELRVMMTELQKLEDDKALLVAANERLERICNGGVAGMKGTKDKGQEIAHSVFWFVVGLVVCCVLKFVMKFL